One region of Moraxella sp. ZY210820 genomic DNA includes:
- a CDS encoding PspA/IM30 family protein produces the protein MSETLSRRVGRLVSGGFHALMDKAEDLAPMVAFNENVREIEQAIDEVRAELGKIVAQKHLATKKLADENTRHEQLNDSIVTAVNLGRDDLAQVGIAEQIDIEARLPVLENTIADCSEQEKELEGFIVALQAKRRELMTAIENYQKTVAIQSQGQGVNTGSNLDKIAQKAEKATNAFDRVMSRQTGFNHSTNANNNAQSLKELEELSRNNRISERLAKLKSGQ, from the coding sequence ATGAGCGAAACATTATCCCGCCGTGTGGGACGGCTTGTGAGTGGTGGTTTTCATGCTTTGATGGATAAAGCAGAAGATTTAGCCCCAATGGTAGCATTTAATGAAAATGTGCGTGAGATTGAGCAGGCGATTGATGAAGTGCGTGCTGAATTAGGTAAAATTGTGGCTCAAAAGCACCTTGCAACTAAAAAATTAGCCGATGAAAATACACGTCATGAACAATTAAATGATAGCATTGTTACAGCGGTGAATCTCGGACGTGATGATTTGGCACAAGTGGGTATTGCAGAACAAATTGATATTGAAGCTCGTTTGCCTGTACTTGAAAATACCATTGCCGATTGTAGCGAACAGGAAAAAGAGTTAGAAGGTTTTATTGTGGCATTACAAGCCAAACGCCGTGAGTTAATGACTGCGATTGAAAATTATCAAAAAACTGTAGCGATACAAAGTCAAGGGCAGGGCGTAAATACTGGCTCAAATTTGGATAAAATTGCTCAAAAAGCAGAAAAAGCAACCAACGCTTTTGACCGTGTAATGAGCCGCCAAACAGGATTTAATCACAGTACCAATGCCAATAATAATGCACAAAGCTTAAAAGAGTTAGAAGAGCTAAGTCGCAATAATCGCATTAGTGAGCGTTTGGCAAAATTAAAATCTGGGCAATAA
- the msrA gene encoding peptide-methionine (S)-S-oxide reductase MsrA: MQQAIFGGGCFWCTEAVFLAVQGVHKVESGYAGGTAEMANYHAVCDGNTGHAEVIRIDYDEKVIDFSNLLDIFFATHDPTTLNRQGNDIGTQYRSVIFYLDENQRILAEQKVAELTSFGLNIVTEVSPAPIFYPAENYHQNFYARNPTQGYCNAVIPPKLMKLKANFSHLMKHV; this comes from the coding sequence ATGCAACAAGCAATATTTGGTGGTGGCTGTTTTTGGTGTACTGAAGCAGTATTTTTAGCAGTGCAAGGTGTACACAAAGTTGAAAGTGGCTATGCAGGAGGCACGGCGGAAATGGCAAATTATCACGCTGTATGTGATGGTAATACAGGGCACGCGGAAGTCATTCGTATTGATTATGATGAAAAAGTCATTGATTTTTCAAATCTTTTAGATATTTTCTTTGCGACACATGACCCTACAACACTTAATCGTCAAGGTAATGATATTGGTACACAATATCGTTCAGTGATTTTTTATTTAGATGAAAATCAGCGTATTTTAGCAGAGCAAAAAGTCGCTGAATTAACTTCATTTGGTCTCAACATTGTAACAGAAGTCAGTCCAGCTCCAATCTTTTATCCTGCTGAAAATTATCATCAAAATTTTTATGCTAGAAATCCGACTCAAGGTTATTGTAATGCGGTCATTCCACCTAAGTTAATGAAGTTAAAGGCTAATTTTTCTCATTTGATGAAGCACGTTTAG
- a CDS encoding DUF4442 domain-containing protein translates to MKANRLLKMVNVSSHLPKMFQRKIWTKIFGRIVPMVGTAKIRYVEVSPQQVIVEIDNHKAVQNHIHGVHAAATALLAETATGFIAGLSVPDERILLIKSLKVDYIRIAKGKLIATATLNNEQRQFILQNEKGELSIPITVIDEQQQEPVKCEMIWAWRPKRASSNEKN, encoded by the coding sequence ATGAAAGCAAATCGTTTATTAAAAATGGTCAATGTTAGTTCACATTTACCAAAAATGTTCCAGCGTAAAATATGGACAAAAATATTTGGTCGTATCGTGCCAATGGTGGGTACAGCTAAAATTCGTTATGTTGAAGTCAGTCCACAACAAGTCATTGTTGAAATTGATAATCATAAGGCAGTACAAAATCATATTCACGGCGTTCACGCAGCAGCAACTGCACTATTAGCAGAAACTGCCACAGGTTTTATCGCAGGTTTGAGCGTGCCTGATGAGCGTATTTTACTAATTAAATCTTTAAAAGTTGATTATATCAGAATCGCAAAAGGTAAATTAATCGCTACAGCTACCTTAAACAATGAACAACGTCAATTTATTTTACAGAATGAAAAAGGCGAACTTTCTATTCCCATTACCGTAATTGATGAACAACAACAAGAGCCTGTCAAATGTGAAATGATTTGGGCATGGCGACCTAAACGTGCTTCATCAAATGAGAAAAATTAG
- a CDS encoding thymidylate synthase, whose product MQTYLNLLQHIIDTGDDKGDRTGTGTRSVFGYQMRFDLKQGFPLLTTKKMHLKSIIYELLWFIKGDTHVKYLTDNGVSIWDEWATAEQTAKFGREVGDLGPVYGHQWRNFGASKNEQGQYNADGFDQLKWLINEIKTNPNSRRLIISGWNPKEANQVALPPCHTLFQFFVVNGKLSCQLYQRSADVFLGVPFNIASYALLTHMIAQVCDLQVGEFVWTGGDTHLYHNHFEQAKLQLSREPLPLCQLELNPNIKDLFEFTFDDIKIVNYQSHERIKADVAV is encoded by the coding sequence ATGCAAACATATCTTAATTTATTACAACATATTATTGATACTGGCGATGATAAAGGCGACCGTACAGGTACGGGTACACGTTCAGTATTTGGCTATCAAATGCGTTTTGATTTAAAACAAGGTTTTCCTTTATTAACTACTAAAAAAATGCACCTTAAATCAATTATTTATGAATTATTGTGGTTTATTAAAGGCGATACTCATGTCAAATATTTGACGGATAATGGTGTAAGCATTTGGGACGAATGGGCAACAGCAGAGCAGACTGCTAAATTTGGACGTGAAGTAGGCGACTTAGGTCCTGTTTATGGTCATCAATGGCGTAATTTTGGTGCGAGTAAAAATGAGCAAGGGCAATATAATGCTGATGGTTTTGACCAATTAAAATGGCTGATTAATGAGATTAAAACTAACCCTAATTCTCGCCGATTAATTATTTCGGGTTGGAATCCGAAAGAAGCCAATCAAGTGGCATTGCCGCCGTGCCATACTTTATTTCAATTTTTTGTGGTTAATGGTAAATTGTCATGTCAATTATATCAACGTAGTGCTGATGTATTTTTAGGCGTGCCATTTAATATCGCTAGTTACGCTTTATTAACGCATATGATTGCCCAAGTTTGTGATTTGCAAGTCGGCGAATTTGTGTGGACGGGTGGCGATACGCATTTGTATCATAACCATTTTGAACAAGCCAAATTACAATTAAGCCGTGAGCCGCTGCCATTATGTCAGCTTGAATTAAATCCAAATATTAAAGATTTATTTGAGTTTACTTTTGATGATATTAAAATTGTGAATTATCAATCGCATGAACGTATTAAGGCAGATGTGGCTGTTTAA
- a CDS encoding dihydrofolate reductase produces MNLLNIKQTLNAQNIELVHVVAFDKNHCIGKDNQLAWHIPEDLKHFKDITSGGVIVMGRKTFESMGRALPNRINWVITRDKNWSADGVKIAYSLERALELASEDIENINKKQLFIIGGGDIFKQTLPIMDRLEITRVDLDVQGDAFYPSIPIEFTLIHREHGTSAKNGVNYIFETYRQLHQQDKVE; encoded by the coding sequence ATGAATTTATTAAATATTAAACAAACCTTAAACGCCCAAAATATTGAATTGGTGCATGTGGTTGCATTTGATAAAAATCATTGCATAGGCAAAGATAATCAACTGGCATGGCATATCCCTGAAGATTTAAAACATTTTAAAGATATTACATCTGGCGGTGTGATTGTGATGGGGCGTAAAACCTTTGAAAGTATGGGACGAGCTTTGCCTAATCGCATTAACTGGGTGATTACTCGGGATAAAAATTGGTCGGCAGATGGCGTTAAAATAGCCTATAGTTTAGAGAGAGCTTTAGAATTAGCCAGTGAAGATATTGAAAATATTAATAAAAAACAGCTATTTATTATTGGAGGTGGGGATATTTTTAAGCAAACTTTACCTATTATGGATAGATTAGAAATTACACGTGTTGATTTAGATGTACAGGGTGATGCGTTTTATCCTTCTATTCCAATTGAATTTACTTTAATACATCGTGAGCATGGTACAAGTGCAAAAAATGGTGTAAATTATATTTTTGAAACATATCGACAATTACATCAGCAAGATAAGGTGGAGTAA
- the rpsI gene encoding 30S ribosomal protein S9: MANKYDYGTGRRKTATARVFLSAGTGKITINNKSLEQYFGRETARMVVMQPLELLDVTTKFDLYITVKGGGIGGQAGAIRHGITRALIASDETLKPALRQAGFVTRDAREVERKKLGLRKARRRPQFSKR; encoded by the coding sequence ATGGCTAATAAATACGACTACGGCACAGGTCGCCGTAAAACAGCAACAGCTCGTGTATTCTTATCTGCGGGTACTGGTAAAATCACAATTAACAATAAATCATTAGAGCAATATTTCGGTCGTGAAACTGCTCGTATGGTGGTTATGCAACCATTAGAATTGTTAGATGTTACAACTAAATTTGACCTTTATATCACCGTAAAAGGTGGTGGTATTGGTGGTCAAGCAGGTGCTATCCGTCACGGTATTACTCGTGCATTAATCGCATCTGATGAAACATTAAAACCAGCTCTTCGTCAAGCAGGTTTCGTTACTCGTGATGCTCGTGAAGTTGAACGTAAGAAACTTGGTTTACGCAAAGCACGTCGTCGTCCACAATTCTCAAAACGTTAA
- the rplM gene encoding 50S ribosomal protein L13: MKTISAKPAEVQHDWYVVDATGKTLGRLATEIARRLRGKHKTSYTPHVDTGDYIIVINAENIQVTGNKALDKKYYRHTEFPGGLKETNFEKLVAHNPEEIFQRAVKGMLPKGPLGYAMIKKMKVYAGSEHPHAAQQPQVLDI; the protein is encoded by the coding sequence ATGAAAACTATCAGTGCAAAACCTGCTGAAGTACAACACGATTGGTACGTTGTTGATGCGACAGGCAAAACACTTGGTCGTTTAGCGACTGAAATCGCACGCCGTTTGCGTGGTAAACATAAAACTTCTTATACTCCGCACGTTGATACTGGTGATTATATCATCGTCATCAATGCTGAGAACATTCAAGTAACTGGTAACAAAGCTTTAGATAAAAAGTACTACCGTCATACTGAATTCCCAGGTGGTTTAAAAGAAACTAACTTTGAAAAATTAGTTGCTCACAATCCAGAAGAGATTTTCCAACGTGCTGTAAAAGGTATGTTACCAAAAGGTCCTCTTGGTTATGCAATGATTAAAAAAATGAAAGTGTATGCTGGTAGCGAACATCCACACGCTGCTCAACAACCACAAGTTTTGGATATCTAA
- a CDS encoding glutathione S-transferase C-terminal domain-containing protein — protein sequence MSIEKNLSQGITLYSHSDDFRSHWIRFMLKEKHIAYQLILSDYDDEDIQDLSPYQTLPILIEQNLKLYHCLSIAEYIDDRYPQYKLFADSPAKRAEQRQYLWRFEQDWFHLVDDITRHEDSLDPQKQQQALTHLSNTLSSLTPLFEHFSYFLSEQFTILDCMLAPILLRLDAMQLYLPMPHCRAIRKYATRLYQRQSFVQSLTLQEQHRYQMYLK from the coding sequence ATGTCGATTGAAAAAAATCTATCTCAAGGTATTACACTTTATAGCCATAGTGACGATTTCCGTTCGCATTGGATTCGCTTTATGTTAAAAGAAAAACATATTGCCTATCAACTTATTTTAAGCGATTATGATGATGAAGATATTCAAGATTTAAGCCCTTATCAAACACTCCCTATACTGATTGAACAAAATTTAAAACTCTATCATTGTCTCTCTATTGCAGAATATATCGATGACCGCTACCCCCAATATAAATTATTTGCTGATAGTCCTGCAAAACGTGCTGAACAACGTCAATATTTATGGCGATTTGAACAAGATTGGTTTCATTTAGTCGATGATATTACACGCCATGAAGATAGCTTAGACCCACAAAAACAACAACAGGCTTTAACCCATTTGTCCAATACTTTAAGTTCATTAACCCCTTTATTTGAACATTTTTCTTATTTTTTATCTGAACAATTTACTATTTTAGATTGTATGCTTGCCCCAATCTTGTTAAGATTAGATGCAATGCAACTGTATTTACCAATGCCACATTGTCGTGCCATTCGCAAATATGCAACACGTTTATATCAGCGACAAAGTTTTGTACAGTCACTCACTTTACAAGAACAACATCGTTATCAAATGTATCTAAAATAG